In the genome of Gemmatimonadaceae bacterium, one region contains:
- a CDS encoding aminotransferase class V-fold PLP-dependent enzyme: MTFDVARLRAQEFPWTERGSTIYLNNASTGPLPDRTVRAMAAFNALRAEPYRLTDKDEFDTVAHTRALVAKLINASPSEIACMVNTSYGINVAARALPLEAGDIVVGFDREFPANVYPWMALERRGIRTMRLATDANGVPDERALIAALDHPHVKVVAASWVQFSTGFRTDLATIGRLCRERGIWFVVDAIQGLGAATLDVTACHIDLLACGGQKWLLSPWGSGFLYVRDELARTLEPGDVGWLAMRASLDFAHLVDYEFGYLDDARRFEVITLPFQDFAGFNASLELLHELGPADVERTVNVLVDAAIEWADGRNDVRLVTPADRAHRAGIIALAPADLVAATERLTRAHVTHAVREGCIRLSPHCYNTRQEVLHALSVMVGEDD, translated from the coding sequence ATGACCTTCGATGTCGCGCGCCTCCGTGCGCAGGAATTCCCGTGGACCGAACGCGGGTCCACCATCTATCTCAACAATGCCTCCACCGGACCGCTGCCCGATCGCACCGTGCGCGCGATGGCCGCGTTCAACGCCCTCCGCGCCGAACCCTACCGCCTGACGGACAAGGACGAGTTCGATACCGTCGCCCACACCCGCGCGCTCGTGGCGAAACTCATCAATGCGTCGCCGTCGGAAATCGCCTGCATGGTGAACACGTCGTACGGAATCAACGTCGCGGCGCGCGCGCTGCCGCTCGAAGCGGGCGACATCGTCGTCGGCTTCGATCGCGAGTTTCCCGCGAACGTCTATCCGTGGATGGCGCTCGAGCGTCGCGGCATCCGCACCATGCGCCTCGCCACCGATGCCAACGGCGTGCCCGATGAGCGCGCGCTCATCGCGGCGCTCGACCACCCGCACGTCAAAGTCGTGGCGGCGTCGTGGGTGCAGTTCTCGACGGGCTTCCGCACCGATCTCGCAACCATCGGACGCCTCTGCCGCGAGCGCGGCATCTGGTTCGTGGTGGACGCGATTCAAGGGTTAGGCGCGGCCACGCTGGACGTGACCGCGTGTCACATCGACCTGCTGGCGTGCGGTGGACAGAAGTGGCTGCTGTCGCCGTGGGGATCCGGATTCCTCTATGTGCGCGACGAGCTGGCGCGCACGCTCGAACCGGGCGACGTGGGCTGGCTCGCGATGCGCGCGTCGTTGGATTTCGCGCACCTCGTGGACTACGAATTCGGCTACCTCGACGATGCGCGCCGTTTCGAGGTGATCACGCTGCCGTTCCAGGATTTCGCCGGCTTCAACGCGAGCCTCGAGCTGCTGCACGAGCTCGGGCCCGCGGACGTCGAGCGCACGGTGAATGTGCTCGTCGATGCCGCCATCGAATGGGCGGACGGGCGCAACGATGTGCGCCTGGTGACGCCCGCCGATCGCGCGCACCGCGCCGGCATCATCGCGCTCGCGCCGGCCGACCTCGTCGCCGCAACGGAGCGCCTCACGCGCGCGCACGTGACGCACGCGGTCCGCGAGGGCTGCATTCGCCTCTCACCGCACTGCTACAACACACGCCAGGAAGTGCTGCACGCGCTGTCGGTGATGGTGGGAGAGGACGACTGA
- a CDS encoding lysophospholipid acyltransferase family protein, whose amino-acid sequence MTAPPKPRAPSLAHRVEYGALRSFIGALGVLGRDRALRAGASLASLGWRPLGIRSRVVEGQIAAAFPALDRAAVRDIAARAYRHLGTVAVETALLSRMGGQDVLDLFERVDNWELVERKLALGKGLIAASGHLGNWELCAAYVAARGIHVDAVIRRMGNPLFDAYVSRVRSRLGLTVVRDRESVRRTPRTLRDNGMVGILVDQAGLNIASTYVDFFGRPAKTPRGAAVFALRFDAPLVFGTALRQPNGRYHLLIEDIPVSQTGHLEQDVDAAVAAYTAVLERHIRLAPEQYFWHHRRWKQQPPDTPAALRDPVG is encoded by the coding sequence GTGACCGCGCCGCCCAAGCCGCGCGCGCCGTCGCTCGCCCACCGCGTCGAATACGGCGCGCTCCGCTCCTTCATCGGCGCGTTGGGCGTGCTGGGCCGCGACCGCGCCCTCCGCGCCGGCGCATCGCTCGCGTCGCTCGGCTGGCGTCCGTTAGGCATCAGGAGCCGGGTGGTCGAGGGGCAGATTGCCGCCGCGTTCCCGGCGCTCGACCGGGCCGCCGTGCGCGACATCGCCGCGCGGGCGTACCGCCACCTGGGCACGGTGGCGGTCGAAACGGCGCTCCTCTCGCGCATGGGCGGCCAGGACGTGCTGGATCTCTTCGAGCGGGTCGACAACTGGGAGCTCGTCGAGCGCAAGCTTGCGTTGGGCAAGGGCCTCATCGCCGCCTCGGGCCACCTCGGCAACTGGGAGCTCTGCGCCGCGTACGTCGCCGCGCGCGGCATCCACGTCGATGCGGTGATCCGGCGCATGGGGAATCCGCTCTTCGATGCGTACGTGAGCCGCGTCCGCTCCCGGCTCGGCCTAACGGTAGTGCGCGATCGCGAATCGGTGCGGCGCACCCCCCGCACCCTGCGCGACAACGGCATGGTCGGCATCCTCGTCGATCAGGCCGGACTCAACATCGCGTCCACGTACGTCGACTTCTTCGGGCGCCCGGCCAAGACGCCGCGCGGCGCCGCGGTGTTCGCCCTGCGCTTCGATGCGCCGCTCGTGTTCGGGACGGCGCTGCGCCAGCCCAACGGCCGGTATCACCTGCTGATCGAGGACATCCCGGTCAGCCAGACCGGGCACCTCGAGCAGGATGTGGATGCGGCGGTTGCCGCGTACACGGCCGTGCTCGAGCGGCACATCCGTCTCGCGCCCGAGCAGTACTTCTGGCATCACCGGCGCTGGAAGCAGCAGCCGCCGGATACGCCGGCGGCGCTCCGAGATCCGGTGGGTTAG
- the tyrS gene encoding tyrosine--tRNA ligase gives MTTTALLAELSWRGLLYQHTEGLEAALSAGGLVAYCGFDPTAPSLHVGSLVPVMGLVHLQRTGNMPIALVGGGTGMIGDPSGKSTERQLQTRETIEVNSRAIGAQLARFLDFSGATAAIMGDNADWLLPLGAVEMLRDVGKHFTVNYMLAKESVKARLEGGISFTEFSYMLLQAYDYLQLHQRHGATLQIGGSDQWGNITAGIELIRRVTGHESHALTLPLVTTAAGTKFGKTEAGAVYLDPAMTSPYKFYQFWINADDRDVSPWLRFFTLLDRASIEALEHETREHPERRAAQRTLAEDMTSRVHGAEALRTAGEVSALLFGGGDPTRLSPQALDALAAEIPFARARWTRADASADGRSLGLQDALVAAGLASSKSDARRTIQQGGVSVNGVRASGDAPVVPAQCLHGSYVLLKKGARNYALLRMED, from the coding sequence ATGACCACCACTGCCCTGCTCGCCGAGCTCTCGTGGCGCGGCCTGTTGTACCAGCACACCGAGGGACTCGAGGCCGCGCTGTCGGCCGGCGGCCTCGTCGCCTACTGCGGATTCGATCCGACCGCGCCGAGCTTGCATGTCGGGAGTCTCGTGCCGGTGATGGGGCTCGTGCATCTGCAGCGGACCGGGAACATGCCGATCGCGCTCGTGGGCGGCGGGACGGGGATGATCGGCGATCCGAGCGGCAAGAGCACGGAGCGGCAGCTGCAGACGCGCGAGACGATCGAGGTGAACAGCCGCGCGATCGGGGCGCAGCTGGCGCGGTTCCTCGACTTTTCGGGCGCGACGGCCGCGATCATGGGCGACAACGCCGACTGGCTGCTTCCGTTAGGCGCGGTGGAGATGCTGCGCGACGTCGGCAAGCACTTCACCGTGAACTACATGCTGGCCAAGGAGTCGGTAAAGGCGCGCCTCGAGGGAGGCATCTCGTTCACCGAATTCAGCTACATGCTCCTGCAGGCGTACGACTATCTCCAACTGCATCAGCGGCACGGGGCGACGCTGCAGATCGGCGGCAGCGACCAGTGGGGCAACATCACCGCCGGCATCGAGCTCATCCGCCGCGTCACCGGCCACGAATCGCACGCGTTGACGCTTCCGTTAGTCACGACGGCGGCGGGTACCAAGTTCGGCAAGACCGAAGCGGGCGCGGTGTATCTCGATCCGGCGATGACATCGCCCTACAAGTTCTATCAGTTCTGGATCAACGCCGATGACCGCGACGTGTCGCCCTGGCTCCGCTTTTTCACGCTGCTCGATCGCGCGAGCATCGAAGCGCTCGAGCACGAAACGCGGGAGCACCCCGAGCGCCGTGCCGCCCAACGGACGCTGGCCGAGGACATGACGTCGCGCGTGCACGGGGCCGAGGCGCTCCGGACGGCGGGCGAGGTGTCGGCGCTGCTGTTCGGCGGCGGCGATCCCACCAGGCTGTCGCCGCAGGCGCTGGATGCACTCGCGGCGGAAATTCCGTTTGCGCGCGCGAGGTGGACGCGCGCCGACGCGTCCGCGGACGGCCGTTCGTTAGGCCTGCAGGACGCGCTGGTGGCGGCGGGGCTCGCGTCGTCCAAGAGCGACGCCCGGCGGACCATCCAGCAGGGCGGCGTCAGCGTGAACGGCGTGCGCGCATCGGGCGACGCACCTGTGGTGCCGGCGCAGTGCCTGCACGGGTCCTACGTGCTGCTCAAGAAAGGCGCGCGAAACTACGCGCTGCTTCGCATGGAAGATTGA
- a CDS encoding ABC transporter transmembrane domain-containing protein — translation MHLYRRLFTFLRPHVWRMAGNIVANFIGAALDGYSFALLIPFLDELFKQPPIPLGKGWVNTFLHATIGRLLDPAQPMQSLRNVILVLLATVALKNLFIWIAGTLGAELQEYVTRDLRDAVYRHLQRLPIGYFTTTKTGQILSRVLADTEQTRTLVTQIVTQALSASALVIIYVAYLFGISWQLTLIALIVAPLLTLGLQPLLRRLRRGYRRLRNDHGEMMSVLQESVSGIRLVKAFGAEPYEEQRFIGASHTYSSGLVRMARVALIAQPITETLGAGITVLLLWIGARYVLVDQSLQASQFLVFLTFVMRLLQPLKQLSQIPAVAQNAFAASERLFDVIDRPTEKALDRGTRVVRDFRDALAFEEVTFAYEAGQRPVLSDITFTATKGDVLAIVGASGAGKTTLVDLIPRFYEPTAGRIVLDGVDTRAITLDSLRALTGIVSQETVIFNDTVRSNIAYGRSGQYTDAQIEAAARAANAHEFIAELPRGYDTPLGERGTRLSGGQRQRIAIARALLVDPPILILDEATSALDTESERLVQEAIDRLLAGRTVFVIAHRLSTIQHATEILVLDDGCIVERGTHHELLARRGAYWRLYCLQFGERGEELLQD, via the coding sequence GTGCACCTGTATCGCCGGCTGTTCACGTTCCTGCGGCCGCACGTGTGGCGCATGGCCGGGAACATCGTCGCCAACTTCATCGGCGCGGCGCTCGACGGCTACTCGTTCGCGCTCCTCATTCCGTTCCTCGACGAGCTGTTCAAGCAGCCGCCCATCCCGTTAGGCAAAGGATGGGTCAACACGTTCCTGCACGCCACGATCGGCCGCCTGCTCGACCCGGCGCAGCCCATGCAGTCGCTGCGCAACGTGATCCTCGTCCTGCTGGCGACGGTCGCGCTCAAGAATCTCTTCATCTGGATCGCCGGCACGCTCGGCGCGGAGCTCCAGGAGTACGTGACCCGCGATCTGCGCGACGCGGTGTACCGCCACCTGCAGCGGCTGCCGATCGGCTACTTCACCACCACCAAGACGGGCCAGATCCTGTCGCGCGTCCTTGCCGACACCGAGCAGACGCGCACGCTGGTCACGCAGATCGTCACGCAGGCGCTGTCGGCATCCGCGCTGGTCATCATCTACGTGGCGTATCTCTTCGGCATCTCGTGGCAGTTGACGCTCATCGCGCTCATCGTCGCGCCGCTGCTGACGCTCGGACTCCAGCCGCTCCTGCGCCGGCTGCGCCGCGGCTATCGCCGCCTGCGCAACGACCACGGCGAGATGATGAGCGTGTTGCAGGAGAGCGTGAGCGGCATCCGGTTGGTCAAAGCTTTCGGCGCCGAGCCGTACGAGGAGCAGCGGTTCATCGGCGCCAGCCACACGTATTCATCCGGTCTCGTGCGCATGGCCCGCGTGGCGCTCATCGCGCAGCCGATCACCGAGACGTTAGGCGCGGGGATCACCGTTCTGCTGCTCTGGATCGGCGCCCGATACGTGCTCGTTGACCAGTCGCTGCAGGCGTCGCAGTTCCTGGTCTTTCTCACGTTCGTGATGCGCTTGCTGCAGCCGCTCAAGCAATTGTCGCAGATCCCGGCGGTGGCGCAGAACGCGTTCGCGGCATCGGAACGATTGTTCGACGTCATCGACCGCCCAACGGAAAAAGCGCTCGACCGCGGCACGCGGGTGGTGCGAGACTTCCGCGACGCGCTGGCCTTCGAGGAAGTGACCTTCGCGTACGAGGCCGGGCAGCGCCCGGTGCTGTCCGACATCACGTTCACGGCCACCAAGGGAGACGTGCTGGCGATCGTCGGCGCGAGCGGCGCCGGCAAAACGACGCTCGTCGATCTCATCCCCCGGTTCTACGAGCCGACCGCGGGCCGCATCGTGCTCGACGGCGTCGACACGCGCGCGATCACGCTCGACTCGCTGCGCGCGCTCACCGGAATCGTGAGCCAGGAGACGGTGATCTTCAACGACACGGTGCGCAGCAACATCGCCTACGGCCGATCGGGCCAGTACACCGATGCGCAGATCGAGGCGGCGGCGCGGGCGGCGAATGCACACGAGTTCATCGCCGAGCTCCCGCGGGGCTACGACACGCCGTTAGGCGAGCGCGGCACCCGGCTGTCGGGCGGCCAGCGCCAGCGCATCGCGATCGCCCGTGCGCTGCTCGTCGACCCGCCCATCCTCATCCTCGATGAGGCGACGTCGGCGCTCGACACCGAGTCCGAGCGTCTGGTGCAGGAGGCCATCGATCGGCTCCTCGCGGGACGCACCGTGTTCGTGATCGCGCACCGGTTGTCCACCATCCAGCACGCGACCGAGATCCTGGTGCTCGACGACGGTTGCATCGTCGAACGCGGAACGCACCACGAGTTGCTCGCGCGGCGCGGCGCCTACTGGCGGTTGTACTGTCTGCAGTTCGGCGAGCGCGGCGAGGAGCTGCTGCAGGACTAA
- a CDS encoding ABC transporter permease, with translation MDRFRGLLVRFRSLWKREAAERDLDDELRFHVAMETEAGRARGLAPDEARRRALLTFGGIERFREETRDADRPRWLDDARADLAHAWRLVLSRPGFSAALVFTLGIGVGANTAIFGIVNAVLLRPSPFPRPDRLVMIWETDRKSGTRHEPASWPDVVDFAERSRTLQAIGAMTGRDVTLARRGASEPERVTGLAITPSVLAVLGVHVIAGRPFAADEGRPGGQNVVLLGEQFWRTRFSADPAIVGHTILVDERPALVAGILPEAADLGVRQIHERADYAETFSSAHVDVWLALQPSVDSFPRETHPFLTVGRLAPGATPAAAQRELSTIAAALEREYPVNAHRGVNIESYGSVVFGAVRPALLLLFGAVTLLLLVTCANVANLLLARTAARTREVAVRMALGAARARIARQFLVESLVYVVLGGVAGVVLAFAALHGLVSLAPSDVPRVDTASIDGRVAAYTAGTTLVIGILFAALPALQMRRLDLHHALKSHGGRLISLGRSARRFQACVIVAEVALTVMLVAGAGLLLRSLWRLSRVDPGFDTTRVLEAQYQLPSTRYPIDFKRFPDIPAINAFHARMLSAVRAIPGVAAAALAANPPLDPGFTNSFTIVGREAESAHFPEIRTRFVSPGYLETLGVPLLGGRAIAESDDAHSPNVIVINRAAARRYFATTDPIGQSIAFWGAARRIVGIIGDEKFRGVDAPSDPAVYAPIAQAPLQQATILVRASRGDAMALAPDIRAEVRALDPQVALFGVEPLALSVRSSIAKPRFDAVLLAAFGAVAILLAVIGVYGVLSYTVTERMPELGVRMALGANRWNVIRLVAGTGVGLAALGVALGMGAAYAGSRLLRSMVFGVSTTDPVTFVGVILIVMLTALAASLAPALRATRADPMQALRAES, from the coding sequence ATGGACCGCTTTCGCGGACTGCTCGTTCGCTTCCGGTCGCTGTGGAAGCGCGAGGCAGCCGAGCGCGATCTGGACGATGAGCTGCGTTTCCACGTGGCGATGGAAACCGAGGCCGGCCGCGCACGCGGTCTCGCCCCCGACGAAGCGCGGCGACGAGCCCTGCTCACCTTCGGCGGCATCGAGCGCTTCCGCGAGGAGACGCGCGACGCTGACCGGCCGCGCTGGCTCGACGACGCGCGCGCCGATCTCGCCCACGCGTGGCGGCTGGTGCTGTCCCGGCCGGGATTTTCGGCCGCCCTGGTGTTTACGTTAGGCATCGGCGTTGGCGCGAACACCGCCATCTTCGGCATCGTCAACGCCGTCCTGCTCAGACCATCGCCGTTCCCCCGCCCCGATCGGCTGGTGATGATCTGGGAAACGGATCGCAAGAGCGGCACGCGGCACGAGCCCGCATCGTGGCCCGATGTCGTCGACTTCGCCGAACGGAGTCGGACGCTGCAGGCCATCGGGGCAATGACCGGACGCGACGTCACGCTCGCGCGACGTGGCGCGAGCGAGCCCGAACGCGTGACCGGCCTCGCGATCACGCCGAGCGTCCTGGCGGTGCTCGGCGTGCACGTGATCGCCGGCCGGCCGTTCGCCGCCGACGAGGGTCGACCCGGCGGCCAGAATGTCGTTTTGTTAGGCGAGCAGTTCTGGCGTACCCGGTTTTCCGCCGATCCCGCGATCGTCGGGCACACGATTCTGGTGGACGAACGGCCGGCGCTCGTTGCGGGGATCCTGCCCGAGGCAGCCGACCTCGGCGTACGTCAGATCCACGAGCGCGCGGACTACGCCGAGACGTTCAGCAGCGCCCACGTGGATGTCTGGCTGGCGCTCCAGCCGAGCGTGGACTCGTTTCCGCGCGAGACGCACCCGTTCCTAACGGTAGGCCGGCTTGCGCCGGGCGCCACCCCCGCGGCGGCCCAGCGCGAGCTGTCGACGATCGCGGCGGCGCTCGAGCGCGAATATCCGGTGAACGCGCACCGCGGCGTGAACATCGAGTCCTATGGCAGCGTCGTGTTCGGCGCTGTGCGTCCGGCGCTCCTGCTGCTCTTCGGCGCCGTGACGCTGCTCCTCCTGGTGACGTGTGCGAACGTCGCGAACCTGCTGCTTGCCCGCACGGCGGCGCGCACGCGAGAAGTTGCGGTGCGCATGGCGCTGGGCGCCGCACGGGCTCGAATCGCCCGACAATTTCTCGTCGAGTCGTTGGTCTACGTCGTTCTCGGCGGCGTGGCCGGCGTGGTGCTCGCGTTCGCCGCTCTTCACGGGCTGGTATCGCTCGCGCCGAGCGATGTGCCGCGGGTGGACACCGCGTCGATCGACGGCCGTGTCGCGGCGTATACCGCGGGCACGACACTCGTGATCGGCATCCTCTTCGCGGCGCTACCGGCGCTCCAAATGCGACGGCTCGATCTTCATCACGCGCTCAAGTCGCACGGCGGGCGGCTGATATCGCTTGGCCGCTCCGCGCGCCGATTCCAGGCATGCGTGATCGTCGCCGAAGTCGCCCTCACCGTCATGCTCGTGGCCGGCGCCGGACTTCTCCTCCGCAGTTTGTGGCGCCTCTCACGCGTCGACCCGGGGTTCGACACGACGCGTGTGCTCGAGGCCCAATATCAATTGCCATCGACGCGCTATCCGATCGACTTCAAGCGCTTTCCCGACATTCCCGCGATCAACGCATTTCATGCGCGGATGCTCTCGGCCGTTCGGGCGATTCCGGGTGTCGCGGCAGCCGCGCTGGCCGCCAATCCGCCGCTCGATCCGGGCTTCACCAACTCGTTCACGATCGTTGGGCGCGAGGCCGAGTCGGCGCACTTTCCCGAGATTCGAACGCGCTTCGTGTCGCCCGGGTACCTCGAGACGCTGGGCGTGCCGCTGCTCGGCGGCCGCGCCATCGCGGAAAGCGACGATGCGCACTCGCCTAACGTAATCGTGATCAACCGGGCGGCGGCGCGCCGGTATTTCGCGACGACCGATCCGATCGGCCAATCGATCGCCTTCTGGGGCGCTGCCCGTCGCATTGTCGGCATCATCGGCGACGAGAAGTTCCGCGGCGTCGACGCGCCGAGCGATCCGGCCGTGTACGCGCCGATCGCGCAGGCGCCGCTGCAGCAGGCGACGATTCTCGTGCGCGCCTCGCGCGGCGATGCCATGGCGCTGGCGCCGGACATTCGAGCGGAGGTGCGCGCGCTCGATCCGCAAGTCGCTCTGTTCGGCGTCGAACCACTCGCGTTGAGCGTCCGGTCGAGCATCGCCAAGCCGCGATTCGATGCCGTGCTGTTGGCGGCGTTCGGTGCCGTGGCCATTCTACTCGCCGTGATCGGCGTGTACGGCGTATTGAGTTACACGGTGACGGAGCGCATGCCGGAGTTGGGCGTCCGAATGGCGCTGGGGGCGAACCGCTGGAATGTGATACGCCTGGTCGCCGGCACGGGTGTCGGGCTGGCCGCCCTCGGCGTAGCGTTAGGCATGGGCGCGGCGTACGCGGGATCCCGCCTCCTGCGCTCGATGGTGTTCGGGGTGAGCACGACCGACCCGGTCACGTTCGTCGGCGTCATCCTGATCGTGATGCTCACGGCATTGGCGGCGAGTCTCGCGCCCGCGTTGCGCGCCACGCGCGCCGACCCGATGCAGGCGTTGCGCGCCGAATCGTAG
- a CDS encoding glycosyltransferase, with protein sequence MRILFYLSAPAWTGSARAAAALARGLSERGHAVTVACPPESAVEQRLEFGSYEVLPAAVDVPLLTAVRRLRQALQERFIQVVCVQTDQEQTVAAGAARMAARAAVLRRAAAGEPLRMSVRARLALRAAATGIVYAADEDAQRAPPTPHARLAPAVVPLGVRPHLYENIRPAAPASLGLADGQHRLLVCRYDERSRARAGHVLRVIALLGPRHPELRLVMLGAGAPTDDLRMHAAALRVSRSVIFLDERHDDLGILALADLGWVVAGGDDGAFAALDLLASRVPVIAERDTVAALYVPDGITGIVLPASDAHDAAASIARLLAHEDQRAAMGGAGRVRVARDYTETLMVDAFERAALAASDRSSW encoded by the coding sequence GTGCGCATCCTGTTCTATCTGTCGGCGCCGGCGTGGACCGGAAGCGCCCGCGCCGCGGCGGCGCTCGCGCGCGGGTTGAGCGAGCGCGGCCACGCCGTGACCGTCGCCTGTCCGCCCGAAAGCGCCGTGGAGCAGCGGCTCGAGTTCGGGTCGTACGAAGTGCTGCCCGCGGCCGTCGATGTCCCGCTGCTCACTGCCGTTCGGCGGCTGCGCCAGGCGTTGCAGGAGCGGTTCATCCAGGTGGTGTGCGTACAGACCGATCAGGAGCAAACGGTGGCGGCGGGCGCCGCGCGGATGGCGGCGCGCGCGGCGGTGCTGCGCCGGGCGGCGGCGGGCGAGCCGCTCCGGATGTCGGTGCGCGCGCGGCTGGCGCTGCGCGCCGCCGCCACGGGGATCGTGTACGCGGCCGACGAGGATGCCCAGCGCGCGCCGCCGACGCCGCACGCCCGTCTGGCGCCGGCGGTCGTTCCGTTAGGCGTCCGCCCGCACCTCTACGAAAACATCCGACCGGCTGCGCCCGCGTCGCTCGGCCTCGCGGACGGACAGCACCGGCTGCTCGTGTGCCGCTACGACGAGCGCTCGCGCGCCCGCGCCGGCCACGTGCTGCGCGTGATCGCGCTCCTCGGCCCCCGGCATCCCGAGCTGCGCCTGGTGATGCTCGGCGCCGGCGCGCCCACCGATGACCTGCGCATGCACGCCGCTGCGCTCCGCGTCTCGCGCAGCGTGATCTTCCTCGATGAGCGCCACGACGACCTCGGCATCCTGGCGCTCGCCGATCTCGGCTGGGTCGTCGCCGGCGGCGATGACGGAGCGTTTGCGGCGCTCGATCTGCTCGCGTCGCGCGTCCCGGTGATCGCCGAGCGCGACACGGTGGCGGCGCTGTACGTGCCGGACGGTATCACCGGCATCGTGCTGCCGGCGAGCGACGCGCACGATGCCGCTGCGTCCATCGCGCGGCTCCTGGCGCACGAGGACCAGCGGGCCGCGATGGGCGGCGCCGGCCGGGTGCGCGTGGCGCGCGACTACACCGAGACGCTCATGGTCGACGCGTTCGAGCGCGCCGCGCTCGCCGCCAGCGACCGGAGCTCGTGGTGA
- a CDS encoding ABC transporter permease: MLLLLWRRLRADPRAMLGLVTVIVLVLLAALAPLVARYDPTAIDLAGQLQRPSFAHWMGTDFQGRDVWARIVFGARISLTVGIVSQAIALTLGVTLGLVSGFYGRWVDEAIMRLADITLAFPTLLLLIAMAAALEPSLTTVFVTIGVVGWAGMARIVRGQVLVTRQLEFVHAARALGATDRRIIVQHLLPNCIAPVIIAGTLGIAGAIMAEAALSFLGLGVQPPTPSWGSMIADARDLLQLRTAPWTSVFPGLAIGAAVLGFNLVGDALRDALDPRFLAARERVPAKAQLV, encoded by the coding sequence GTGCTCCTTCTGTTGTGGCGCCGGCTGCGTGCGGATCCGCGCGCCATGCTCGGCCTGGTCACCGTGATCGTGCTGGTGCTGCTCGCGGCGCTGGCGCCGTTGGTCGCGCGGTACGATCCCACGGCCATCGACCTCGCCGGCCAGCTCCAGCGCCCTTCGTTCGCGCACTGGATGGGCACCGACTTTCAAGGTCGCGACGTGTGGGCGCGCATCGTCTTCGGTGCGCGGATCTCGCTCACCGTCGGCATCGTGTCCCAGGCGATCGCGCTCACGCTGGGCGTCACGCTCGGTTTGGTGAGCGGCTTCTACGGCCGCTGGGTCGACGAGGCGATCATGCGCCTCGCGGACATCACCCTGGCGTTCCCGACGCTGCTCCTGCTCATCGCGATGGCGGCGGCGCTCGAGCCGTCGCTGACGACGGTCTTCGTCACCATTGGCGTCGTGGGTTGGGCGGGCATGGCGCGCATCGTGCGCGGCCAGGTGCTGGTGACGCGGCAGCTCGAGTTCGTCCACGCGGCGCGTGCGTTAGGCGCGACCGACCGGCGCATCATCGTGCAGCACCTGCTGCCCAACTGCATCGCGCCGGTGATCATCGCCGGTACGTTGGGCATCGCCGGCGCGATCATGGCCGAAGCCGCGCTCTCGTTCCTCGGGTTGGGCGTGCAGCCGCCGACGCCGAGCTGGGGCTCGATGATCGCCGACGCGCGCGACCTGCTGCAGCTCCGCACCGCGCCGTGGACATCGGTGTTCCCCGGTCTCGCCATCGGCGCGGCCGTCCTCGGCTTCAACCTGGTGGGTGACGCGCTGCGCGACGCCCTCGACCCTCGATTCCTCGCCGCACGCGAGCGCGTGCCGGCCAAGGCCCAACTGGTATGA